The DNA region CCAAGCAGCATGCATCCGCCGGATTTGGCAGCCCCTACTCCGCCCCCTCGCCCGTGTCGCGTTCGAACTCCGCCGGACTCTCCGCCTGCCAGTACACCGGAGTGGGCGTGACGGACGTGGTCTGAGAAAACGCCCTGGGTGCGCTGCTCaaccagcaccagcaccacttGCAGCACTTCTCGGGCGGATCGGTTGGCGGCACCGGAGTGCCGAACGGCATGCAACAGCACTCCGGCAACATGCTGCACCACAGCAACTTGGGCCTGGACCACTCCGACCTGGGTTTGGTGGGCGGCGTGGCGGCCAGTCACCAGGACGAGGGCAACCACAGTCTGGAGGGCAGCAGCAAGTCGCCCATGGAGGCGCCActggccaacagcagcagcagcaacaacaacaacaacaacaacaacaacaacaacgacaacgatGACGAGGACGTGATCGATTGAAAAAACGCTCTAACTTAAATCAAACTAAAGGCAGTCTAGCCCTAAGCATTCATAACTAATTTTAGATGTTTGCCCCAACTAAAGATACATAACATAAAGCAAATGCAATGATGCCCCTAACTAAGCAAAAAAGAAGATACAATTTTTTGAAGAACAATAACTAAATTTACCAGAGAAGAGTGCCAGAGAACtctgttttatttgcattgagATTAGATGCCCCTTTGTTCGAGCGCCCCCGAAATTCAGAAATTAAgtgtttttgtaaataaaagcaaatatcTAGTGTTAAGCAGCGGAACCCCTAACTAATCAAGCCAAATAGCCAGCCCAAAGAACATATAGTCGCTCCTAGTTCCACCTTCAGTTCCCCCGTCGTATATAtcgtatatatagtatatatcgtatatatatataaaccaGAAACGAGAAACGAGAAACGTATCAAGATTGTAAACAGCTAAGGCCAAAAAAGAACACTAAAGCTAAActacacaaaaatatatcaaGCAGTAGCAGTTTTTAAGGAGTTGTCTAGTCGTATAGATCCGCATATGGCATATACCCTGTATACTgtctgtatatgtatgtgtatatgtatatgtatatgtacatgtacatgtatatCCCCTCTAAAGAGCCccgtataaatataaatactatttaataatTGTACACTTAACATTACTAGTTATAGAAATTGAATCAaaagaacaataaaaattatggaaaaaaaGCAACCACGCGACGGCACAATGAATTACGAGGGCAAATTGCGGTCAACCGCTGGGATAACGGATGGCTTTCCCGCTGGGAAAACGGAGCggagtggaaaatggaaacattaaaaaatcaaattgtaatTTACAGCCATCGGGGGCGGGGGGGTTGTGTGGCGATATATGCCAATCGCCTTTTGCAGGGGGAGTGGggagttaatttaaagcaGCTTTTCCTCCCCCAAAAGCGGGAAAGCGGAAgagcggaaaagcgggcaAGTGCTTAATTCCAAGGTGGACCTGGTGGCAAAAGATCCATCCATCAATTTATTCATTACGGCGAAATTATGTCGCATTTATATGCACCCCGCAAAGTGACAACCCCCCGGAAAATCACcgcacaataaaaataataataaaaggaCATCCGCGTCGGGGGGTTGGTTATCCTGCCTATCCTGGCCATCCCAGTTATCCTTGTTTCCCGGTGCGGGGcatcaaatttgaatttcatatGCTGCCCGCCTTGATTGAAGGCGGCTAATAAAGTGCACGGGGAAGGGAAAATCGGCGGGAAAATGGGATTTCCCGCTGCGTTAAGCATCTATTTTGGCGATGAAGGGGGCTAAACTGCGACCCGGCGACCCGGCGaccatttgatttatttgattccCCTTTGCCCGCTGTTAATGTTTTAATAAGATTGATTTTATTGCCGCCCCTGTGTGCGTGGGTGGATTTGGCCCCGCTGCGGCGTCAAAGGGTTAATAAGTTGCGCTCCAGCTGTTTTAGCAACTCTATTATTGTCCCCATTTCGAAACACTCATTGTTCCTCCTCGTGGCTCGAAATTGCGATGGGTGCAAGATGGTTTGCAAATGCGAGTGTTTGGGGGGTTTTTGATACTTTTTGCCATATCTGGAATTGCTCTatcggcacacacacactcactcgcGCAATTAACTTTTCGGCGTAATTAATGCCGAGCCTAATTATTGTTAATCAAGCTCAGGCCGTCAGCCGGgcagcagagcagagcagccCCAAACAGGCCGCATAATGGATGAGCCGCAATTAAAATCAACTTCctatatatgtttttatatatatacgcgattatatatgtatgtatatgtacatatacatatgtgacAGGGGGAAGCACCACGGCGGCAGCAGCGTGAGTCACGAGGAAAAGTCGTGTTAAACGAACTTTATTTGAGTATAAGAAACATGGTAATAGATGCCTAAAGTGGTACCAGATCTGTTGAGTTAGGAATTATTTCAGACTGCtgttttaaataaagtatttcAACTTTTATAGCAATATCTGAAGATCCTTGGCATCATCTTTGGAGCCTGTTTGAGATGCCCCGCGAAAGAAGCGCCATCTTGAAAGTGTCTCAATGCACGACGCATGTTGTCAGCCATTATTTGCCTAACCCACCCCGTTGGATACCATACCCCCTTTGGATGCCACCACCCCATCTGGTATCCAATGTGGAGGGCAATCAGAGAACCAGTCGCGCAACGGGGCGAGTTATTTTTACTTGTCTTACTTGGGAGCCAGACCCCAACCTCTTGGCTGATTCCCCATCATTTACTTTGTCAGTATGCGGCAGCTTCATCATTactattgctgctgcttcttgttcttgttcttgttcttgttctttgTTTGCAACGTACAAACACGTCACTCGATGATTATCATCCCCATCATCCCCAaacatcatcatcgccatcgtGGTCTCCATCTTGGCTGCTGTATTTTTCCCTTAGGTACTTGTCTTTCTTAACTCATTGCGTTGGCAATAAATCTTCGACGCTCTTATCTGCCAGGCACACAGTTTGAGTTCGGATTctccccctgccccctgccccatgccacgcccacttctaTCCCCATTAACTGACTTTCACTTGGGCCATATGTCAGTTCTATTAGACCAGGATCTGCGCCTACGGCACCTGCTTAAACGAAAGGGTTTTCGGCTTAATGAGTCGCCGACCATTTGagcaacaatttaaatttcaattccTGAGCCGCCTTTACTGCAGCAGCTTTGGGCCTCATTACAATGGGCCTGAAATATTAACCAGCGAAAGCTAAGTAATTGCCAGTGTTTGTTTCACTTGGCAAAACACAAAAGCCCAGCAGCCCACGAAGATAATAATATTCGAATGCCCCATCTGCAGGTCGACCCCATTTATGACCAAATACAAAATGATGGCCATAAAATCGTCTCATATTTGACTGgcctttatttattcatttcaaatttactCGCCGGCCATTTTATGATGCCACATTTTGACctaaaaatcataaaaactgtaatcaaaatgtttgcccGCTTTATGGCCGACAAGAAAGAAGCAGGGGAAGTGGGGAGTTGGTGGGGGATGGCGAGTTCTAATAACGTCTAAACGCGAGTccggccaaaaggaaaaagcaGGAGGAAAAGGAAAGAGAGGCTGGGGGGCTCAAGGCTTATGGCTTTTTAATGGAGCCGTGTGTCGGTTTtgtggcaaataaaatggcGCACATTAAAAGCGGGCCAAGGAGCTGCCCCACCAATTGCAGTGGCTCCCGCATCCTGGGCCCCAACCTCTGGCCCCCTGGCCCCCCAGCTCATATTGGGGTCATGCATGGCAGCCCgggtaaataaaaaatacataaaaatattttacgagTTCCGGGCCTTCTCGGGAATAGAAGGAATAGATGGAGCGGCGTCCAAGGAGCTGAAAAGTATAGGATAGTCCATGGCAAAAAGGGGGGACATCGCAGCGAGATTGCAATAAAAATGGCGGCAAATAAAATTGACAATATTGTCATGCGCgcaatttgattttgatgccagtgtgtgtgtgtgtgtgtgtgtgtgtgtgtggggggcaTCCGCAATCCTTGGACTTGGCAACAAAATGAGCACATTTTAATTTCCCTAAGCGCCATAAGCAAAGCTGAGCAAATCAAGGCCAAGGAGCTGCTCGACTTTAAATGTatgtttatagtttatttaatATGAAAACTAAATGAGTAGTAAGTGGCAAAACAACACAAGACAATGTGACAGGCAATAGCTATAGCGCCTATAAATACTTGGTAATAAACGCTGATTTCTACACAATTTCAGTTAATATACTCGCCTTCGTTACGTTTGCTTTATCTGCTGTACTAACTTTTTATGGAGCAGTCTAGGTGCTGATGAAATGGGATTGTTTAAGAAGCCGTCGGCAAAACGCTAAAAGTTCTGCCCCTTATCAGCGTACCCCATTCGGGCACCCCTCCCCTTCCCCTCCTCCCTTCTCCACCCAGCAaaccccaccccaccccacccctCACATTTTTTATCTCCGAGAGTGTGGAGCCAATGATTATTCCGGGTTTTGTCATTTCAATTCGCATTATCCTTTGCACTTATTTTACTACTTTGTGCGCCACTGCTTCTGTTCTCCAACTGTAATTGTGGGTGGAAGGGAGGGGGGAAGGGGAAAAGGACGAGGGTGTGTTTGTGTAATGGCGGGTTGTGGATGTCCTTCCCCGCGTCCCTTTCGCCCTGTCGAGTAACTCGTATTGTCattgtgcaaataaaatatgtcaCGAATCGCCCACACCCCGCACACTCTGCTCCTTGGGTTCAccccaaaaaagaaacagaatcGAAACACGCCCCCtgctatgtgtgtgtatctAACCTTTTGTGCCCATTGTATCCTTTGTACAGGACTCGCACAATGAGAGCCAATGTTTTGCTTGCTTACGAGCATCAAGAAATGAGAATCGCTTTTATATAAACTTGCCTGAATGAGGATGGGCGGTTGATGCGGTTAAAACAGTCGGCCAGCCTTGATTCCACTTTGTGCACTGTCAGAAATTAGCTATATATTAATAGGAGACTTTTCAATATATTAATCAAAGTATTTTTATAAGAGATTCTGTGATGCAAAGTCAAATGACTTCGAATGAATCTAATCGAAGTTTTTTAATATCTAAGTAAATATCCAAAACTAGTTACAATCCCCTTATTAACTTGGGTATTGCAATCTTTTTATGAACACTTaattttgcttaaatttttgAGCTTCATTTTCGCCCCCTTCCAAATTCATTCAAACGCTTTTCACTTGACAAGCCAGGGAAATAAACAAACTACACGGAAAGCCAAtggcaaagccaaagccaaatccaaatccatgATTTCAGCTGCCAAATCCTTTTCAAAGCTGCAGCCAGGTGAAAAATAACGAAATATCGtatttttcatacatttttatcaaatataaatacacaCTCGTGTGTGGGTGTCAGTTGTATCCCAATCCAAAACCAGCCAATCTGAATCCAAATACGAGTCCAAACAACTACACAAGTTTATAAAAGACACTCGCTGGCCTTTTGGCCCTTTGTGTCTTTGTGTTGAGTGCTTTTTGGCTAAATGCGAAATCGATTGGAAAACAATTTccaatttttaaagaattatCGCCGCCATATTCGCGCATGCTGTACTAAATCACACATAAGCAACCTCTAAATCTGCTACCCAGGACCCCTCGACTCCCCGCACACCCCGCACACATGGGCAACCTTTTCGCAaagcttttcctttttggctcgtttatttcctttttattttccgcttttccagctccCCTTCTTCCCCTGCCCCgcaatattttccatttcattttctgCGCGGTTGGCAGCGCGTTTAGCTTTGGCTGCATGCCTGACTGACTTTCAGTtatactaaaaatatatacatttatatcCGCACACATGAGAGCTGAATAGCAGGGGAATTGGCAAAGCAAAACTATTATGCACCAGTTggtttttaaatgttaaatattaaataatagttaacaatatatcaaatatatagCTTCCTGATTTTAATAATCGCATCCACTTGAAACAGAAATAAGCAGTGACACAATATATACCTTCACAACCCCATCATTCACAGCGTTCCTCTCCGAGTGTCCTTGGGTGTATCCTTGTGGGTGTTATCTCCACCGCAATAGCTACTCAATCCGCAGAGGAGGAAGAGGTGATCCGGGCTCCGGGAACCGGGTTCCGGGGAGGAATTCGAGGACTGGCAACGCAACCCGCAGCCATTTAGTTTTATGTGCCCCGTTCGGTTGGGTTATTGCACCTTTGACTCGactccatcgccatcgccatccgAATGCCACTGCCACCTTCGACTTTCTCCGGAGGAGGTTGTGGTGGTGTCACCCTGGAGGGCATATGTATATCCACAAAGCATCTCGCATGTGAGAgccatttattattatttgctttcGGCAAATGTGTGAGCAAATGTGAGCAAATGTGAGCCTCAACCTCGGCCGCAAGTATTTCCTAATCAGGTTTTAACTACTAATAGGATTTCCGAGGTGGCGAATCGTAATTTACATGGCTTTGGCCCCAGATACCCAAAGAATTGAATTGGAATCCAGAGCAAAGCTGCCGCTAATGTATTGCAGATTACGTTAAATCCCTCGGCACTTCCTTTCTTCCTTCCCTTCCATCCTTCCTCCGTTCCTGATTCCCGAGGATCCTGATTCAGCCCAAGGACCATATACTCACCCACACACGTGCCCTAGCACTGAGTGGAGCCAATGGAGACGCCACTCAGGTCCCTGAAGCGCCTGAATCGCTCCAATCTCCGCTGGCGAAGGTAGCGCCTCACCTCAAAGGCCGCATTGCAGGCCACCAGGCCCAGCATGATGGCCGTGATGAGTCCGGCGAAGATCAGCAGGAACCAGTGGAAGTAGCAGCTCATGGTCACCGGCCGCTGCAGCCAGCCGCTCCAGGATGCGGTGCACTGCTCCTGGACGCACCTTCCCCGCACATTCCGCACACATCCCTTCGCACAGCAGCCATTCGGACTGAAGCGGCCACAGGCGGTCACTTCGGTCAGCGGATCGGAGCAGTTGACCGCCGCATACTGCCCCAAAATCCGGGGTACAATGTGGGCCAAAAGGGTGCCCAGGGTCAAGAGATTGGCCAACATGTCGCACTGTTTGTCACAAGTCGAGTGGCATGAATTTTGAGTACAATCAACTAGTTTTAAGTCTAACTCAGGGCTAACTGCAATAGAATTTGTATGATAACAGAACACATGGTGGGAAATTTTGGTGTAATTAGTCTTTTAATACATGTGCAAGGTAGTGAGGAAAGTATTTCTTTACATTATAATTCCTCATAATTCCACTtacaaaatggaaattttgGAAATTCGTGTAATTGTTTCAGTATAATTAGCTTTttagtatacatatatgcaagGTAGTAAAGGAAACACTCCTTTGATTCATATTTCCTCTTAATTccactttaaaaaaattggttttatCTTACTCTTTATCTCTGTTTCATGGTTTGAAATTAgctttttaatatatatgcaaGTTGGTAAAGAAAACATTCCTTTGATTCATAATTCCTCTTAATTCCACCTAAAGGAAATGGGTTTTATCTCACTTTTTAGCTTTGGAGTTTCTGGCCTCCAGAAATGCCCTGGCCTTTTCGGCCCTCTCCCGCGCCGCAATGTCCaactcctcctgctcctccggaTTCCTGGGCGGAATGTACTCCGGCGGATTCTGCTCCCGGGGATTCGGGATGAAGGGAGCATGTGGCCACACGGAGGGCTTCGcctgcagcagccacagcTCGTCCAGTTGGTCCTGGAGGTACTGGACCGCCTTCTGGTGGCGATTGGCCATGAAGAAGGCGCAGCCTATCCAAGTGACCGTGATCACGACGACGCCGCAGAGGATCAGCACGTTGGAGGGTACGGATTCCAGCGTAAAGTTCCAGCTGCTGGAGTCCGATGAATGTTGAGATGCCAGTGCTGCCTGCACCAGCAAAATGGGGAACAACTTTACGGCGATCGTTGGTTTCATTGCGTGGAATTTCTTCAACTGGAGCTCTGGAAATCGAGGCAGCCGACTTTATAGGCCACACTTATCGCATAAACAACAACGGGCATTTCCCAGAACCATTCCTTTGGGAGCACAATTCCAGTGAGTGTATTAAAAAGGCTAAACGAATTGTTATAAATCACAACGAAACTTTGAATGTAAAGTAATGAGTATGCTGCATTACTGCACTTTCAATTTAAAGTATCTTACTTGTCAAGGGTATCAGCCTTAGATATTAATTGTGTAAGTACGCAGACGTTGCCAAAGTACTTTAAACTCCACTTCTGCGTTGTTATTGCATTCGGTTATTATTCCACAGGGCTTAATTAATGTGGCAGAGTGGCATTCAAGAGTATGGGAATGGCATTCGGCATTCGAGTCTTGATTAGAAGTGCCACATCAGCTCGCAATTCAGTCGATTCGCCGCTCAAAGAGACCGTAAACCAAATCGGCATAACAAAGTGATTCTAATGTAATTCGTGATTTTGCATAATTATAaagttaataattaaaattggctGCGTGCGCAaaaccgaaatgaaaacattaaacTTTAATGATGATTTTGGGCCGTACGTATGTACAGGTGCATTGGTCATTTGGCATTTACTGCCTGGATTTGGCAGGGGGGTTTTgttccccccttccccctcccccccttcTCCAGCCCATCGACAAATAACTAATGCGTAAATATTAGCAAGCTCCACCCGCTCTCTCCACCGATTTTCCCCATAAATTTGAGACACATATGCAGTGCGCGTTTGTAATAAGcaatcaattattattattgaatttCGGGCATGGTCAGGTGCaaaaagggggcggtgggcgtggcagctggTCAACGCCACTAATGCGTCTAATGAGAATTTAAGCACACTTCAACCCACTCAGTCTCTCAGTTCGCTTTCGAACAActcatcccatcccatccgGAATTTGGGAGTTTTGCGTGGATTTGCACGGCGGATGGCGCACACAGCCCCAAGTACAGTTGTGCTCACTGGGCCCCAATGCAAATGCACATGCAACTGCaaatacaattacaattacattCGGAGTCCATTTAGCGGCATTTGGGTTTGCTTTTC from Drosophila santomea strain STO CAGO 1482 chromosome 3R, Prin_Dsan_1.1, whole genome shotgun sequence includes:
- the LOC120451884 gene encoding uncharacterized protein LOC120451884, with the protein product MLANLLTLGTLLAHIVPRILGQYAAVNCSDPLTEVTACGRFSPNGCCAKGCVRNVRGRCVQEQCTASWSGWLQRPVTMSCYFHWFLLIFAGLITAIMLGLVACNAAFEVRRYLRQRRLERFRRFRDLSGVSIGSTQC
- the LOC120452819 gene encoding uncharacterized protein LOC120452819, producing MKPTIAVKLFPILLVQAALASQHSSDSSSWNFTLESVPSNVLILCGVVVITVTWIGCAFFMANRHQKAVQYLQDQLDELWLLQAKPSVWPHAPFIPNPREQNPPEYIPPRNPEEQEELDIAARERAEKARAFLEARNSKAKK